The uncultured Methanomethylovorans sp. genome contains a region encoding:
- the cfbE gene encoding coenzyme F430 synthase: protein MYCHLTDPAIKNIAVLDMTHGGVIIARKLKELEFNVIGVDVYGTLSTEQCSSLEADGIRVVDKSCPTEDLDLVISPVHLYPDHIMLQQIKKKHVPLISHHRAVGEILAFTNVSEYPLIIEITGTKAKTSTASLLADMISRKLTVVLHTSRGLELWENGVCQLIHKGLSIAPGSILQVMDIAGSLDKKIEAYIFEVSLGVTGCGSVGIITTLDMDYMIAGKTSMASEAKVKSLLNCPENTLFVLNENCKQALKQLDIPLASENISTFSIVNKSENETLNSDYCLNVHNNNVSIICGKEIIEFCLIEVYDAKSYMTAFAASCAAAFEISIPLRNVKETIQQFRGLQGRMQETVEENIKFLDNSNSGMEITSVEKALDHCLKKRRRVIMVLGEEAAQVCEGLPPENVSDFLGSRLEEIDELILVGERMKPLATGNIYYAQSFDIGKTCAMKLARKKSPAEVIIALCVKCFR from the coding sequence ATGTACTGTCACCTTACAGATCCGGCAATAAAGAATATAGCTGTTCTCGATATGACACATGGTGGCGTTATCATTGCCCGTAAGCTCAAAGAGCTTGAATTCAATGTGATAGGCGTGGATGTTTACGGAACACTTTCCACGGAACAATGCAGCTCTCTGGAAGCAGATGGCATACGGGTGGTGGACAAGAGCTGCCCTACTGAAGATCTTGACCTGGTAATAAGCCCTGTGCACCTATATCCGGATCATATTATGCTTCAGCAAATAAAGAAAAAGCATGTTCCTTTGATATCTCATCACAGAGCTGTAGGAGAGATTCTAGCATTTACCAATGTTAGTGAGTATCCACTTATTATTGAAATTACAGGTACCAAGGCAAAGACCAGTACCGCATCCTTGCTGGCGGATATGATCTCAAGAAAACTTACTGTTGTGCTGCACACTTCCAGGGGGCTGGAACTATGGGAAAACGGCGTATGCCAGCTGATCCATAAAGGCTTAAGCATTGCTCCGGGGAGCATCCTGCAAGTGATGGATATTGCAGGATCACTAGACAAAAAGATAGAAGCATACATATTTGAGGTATCCCTTGGAGTCACAGGATGTGGGAGTGTTGGTATAATCACAACCCTTGACATGGATTATATGATCGCAGGCAAAACATCCATGGCAAGTGAAGCAAAGGTAAAGTCTTTGCTCAACTGCCCTGAGAATACACTCTTTGTGCTCAATGAAAACTGCAAACAAGCATTGAAACAATTGGACATACCACTCGCATCAGAAAACATCAGTACATTCAGCATAGTGAACAAGAGTGAGAATGAAACTCTGAATAGTGATTATTGCCTGAACGTGCACAATAATAATGTTTCCATAATATGCGGGAAAGAAATAATTGAATTCTGTCTTATAGAGGTATATGATGCAAAGTCATACATGACAGCTTTTGCCGCATCCTGTGCAGCAGCCTTTGAAATATCGATACCACTGAGAAATGTGAAAGAAACTATACAGCAATTCAGAGGTTTGCAGGGAAGGATGCAGGAGACGGTAGAAGAGAACATTAAATTCCTGGATAACTCTAACTCTGGAATGGAGATAACCTCAGTGGAAAAAGCACTTGACCATTGTTTAAAAAAGAGGCGAAGAGTTATTATGGTACTGGGAGAGGAAGCTGCACAGGTATGTGAAGGACTGCCACCAGAGAATGTTTCCGATTTTCTTGGAAGCCGGCTTGAAGAGATAGATGAATTGATACTGGTCGGCGAGAGGATGAAGCCACTGGCAACTGGAAACATTTATTATGCACAAAGTTTTGACATTGGAAAGACATGTGCAATGAAACTTGCCAGGAAAAAGAGTCCTGCTGAAGTTATTATTGCTCTGTGTGTGAAATGCTTCCGCTGA
- a CDS encoding DUF2150 family protein, which yields MSDMETEILSHDFYTMERWNNWITQVKESGFEFKESDEPQDKDSAVFINMEDDIILACLKVVAKFDKKLISAESAFHLISQIKDIALAEIDPISEDIDLMIASMQTSLIGTFAAFECYIGQDFNKKSRIPTLLKQALEAEAADSIEISLDKVAEMGALIINGRKLPDDIMEDIPYGLVAEWMDGIDSIAAAMVGSDSYKNDEADDEN from the coding sequence ATGTCTGATATGGAAACAGAGATCCTATCCCATGATTTTTATACCATGGAAAGGTGGAACAACTGGATAACCCAGGTTAAAGAGAGCGGTTTTGAGTTCAAGGAATCTGATGAACCACAGGATAAAGACAGTGCAGTTTTTATCAATATGGAAGATGACATCATCCTTGCATGTCTGAAAGTAGTAGCAAAGTTCGATAAGAAACTCATCTCCGCAGAATCTGCTTTCCATTTGATCTCTCAGATAAAGGACATCGCCCTTGCAGAAATCGACCCCATATCCGAGGATATAGATTTGATGATAGCTTCAATGCAGACGTCACTAATAGGGACTTTTGCTGCCTTTGAATGCTACATTGGACAAGATTTTAATAAGAAATCAAGAATACCCACTCTGCTGAAGCAGGCACTCGAAGCAGAGGCAGCAGATAGTATAGAAATCTCACTGGATAAAGTAGCAGAAATGGGTGCACTGATCATCAACGGGCGTAAATTGCCTGATGACATAATGGAAGATATACCTTATGGACTTGTAGCTGAGTGGATGGATGGTATTGACTCCATTGCCGCCGCTATGGTGGGAAGTGACAGTTATAAGAACGATGAAGCTGATGATGAAAACTAG
- a CDS encoding UPF0179 family protein, producing MVEIDTTITLIGSRLAKEGMDFIFEGESNECNRCKLKNTCLNLEKGRRYKVVKIKTPSVHECFLHDGGVIAVEVVKSPVVAILDSRKAIKGAKISYEPPKCKEIPDNLYDLFFPQGLRTGDKCTITNIFENIENEGMCASPMKKVELQL from the coding sequence ATGGTCGAAATCGATACTACAATAACTCTTATTGGATCAAGGCTTGCCAAAGAAGGCATGGACTTCATCTTTGAAGGTGAATCTAATGAGTGCAATAGATGTAAACTCAAAAACACATGTTTAAACCTCGAAAAAGGACGCAGATACAAAGTAGTTAAAATAAAAACCCCTTCTGTGCATGAATGTTTCCTTCATGACGGAGGAGTAATAGCAGTAGAAGTAGTGAAATCTCCTGTAGTGGCGATTCTGGATTCTAGAAAAGCTATAAAAGGTGCCAAGATCAGCTATGAGCCCCCAAAATGTAAAGAGATTCCCGACAACTTGTATGATTTATTCTTCCCACAAGGACTGCGTACCGGAGATAAATGTACTATAACTAATATCTTTGAGAACATTGAAAATGAGGGCATGTGCGCCTCTCCAATGAAGAAGGTAGAATTACAGTTATGA
- a CDS encoding NAD(P)-dependent glycerol-1-phosphate dehydrogenase — translation MQLPRDIVIGHGVIREVKSVCDDLKFGNNPLIVTGKHTRNIAGNIVCDILTDVGLNPYVTTVDSATTKEVEHVKECAIKNDSNYLLGVGSGKSIDVTKLAATELKIPFISVPTAASHDGIVSSRASIHDGKRVTSVEANAPMAVIADTEIIANAPYRLLAAGCADIISNYTAVSDWELAYRLRDEPFSEYAAALSRMTAKIVLDSVDSIKPDLESSVRIVVKALVSSGVAMSIAGSSRPASGSEHMFSHALDMVAPKPALHGEQCGVGTIMMMYLHGGDWERIRNGLRKLHAPTTAAELGIEDKYILEALLLAHTIRPERYTILGSGLTPEAAERVAKITKVIE, via the coding sequence ATGCAATTACCCAGAGATATTGTAATAGGGCACGGAGTAATAAGAGAAGTAAAAAGTGTCTGTGACGACCTAAAGTTTGGAAATAATCCTCTGATAGTAACAGGGAAACATACCCGGAATATAGCTGGAAATATCGTATGCGATATTCTTACAGATGTTGGGCTCAATCCATACGTGACAACAGTGGACTCGGCTACAACAAAAGAAGTTGAGCACGTAAAAGAATGTGCTATAAAGAATGATTCCAATTACCTATTGGGAGTTGGCAGCGGGAAGTCCATAGATGTGACAAAGCTCGCAGCCACGGAATTGAAGATTCCATTCATTAGTGTTCCAACTGCAGCTTCACATGACGGTATAGTATCTTCAAGAGCATCTATACACGATGGTAAAAGAGTAACTTCCGTAGAAGCAAATGCTCCCATGGCAGTCATTGCAGACACAGAAATAATCGCAAATGCCCCATACAGGCTGCTTGCAGCTGGTTGTGCAGACATAATCTCAAATTACACTGCAGTGAGCGACTGGGAATTAGCTTACAGACTTAGGGACGAACCATTCAGTGAGTATGCAGCCGCACTTTCACGGATGACTGCTAAAATAGTGCTGGACTCTGTAGATTCCATAAAACCTGATCTTGAAAGTTCAGTACGTATTGTGGTCAAAGCACTTGTATCAAGTGGCGTTGCCATGAGCATAGCAGGCTCATCAAGACCTGCTTCAGGTTCTGAACATATGTTTAGCCATGCACTTGATATGGTAGCCCCAAAGCCTGCACTGCACGGAGAGCAGTGCGGAGTAGGGACTATCATGATGATGTACCTACATGGAGGGGACTGGGAGCGTATAAGAAATGGACTAAGAAAATTGCATGCTCCTACCACTGCTGCAGAGCTTGGCATTGAAGATAAATATATATTGGAGGCTCTGCTTCTAGCACATACAATCCGTCCGGAAAGATATACTATACTCGGTTCAGGCCTTACCCCCGAAGCAGCCGAGAGAGTGGCAAAGATTACTAAAGTAATAGAGTAA
- a CDS encoding DUF63 family protein, translating to MTSYIDKVSGFINTYYIDPILHDEGYNIVNTLTWAIILGLCIFAVVRLLKKLDIQANNRFIAAIVPFVLAGSSMRVYEDAGIIQYPFNLLLITPIIYFVVFFITLGCLIIAKTISKKWAGKSMESIFASMGALWFFFNISLLLSFQRIVLPMVLIYILGLGTLATLFVYFVAKKVGFEVLTDKLNISILYAHMLDASSTFIGVDMLGYYEKHVLPSYLIDLTGTAFVMYPLKLAIFIPVLYIIDTNFDEDAESRNLRTFVKLVILVLGLSPACRNTIRMVFGV from the coding sequence ATGACTTCGTATATAGATAAGGTTTCAGGATTTATAAACACATATTATATAGACCCGATCCTGCACGATGAAGGTTATAATATAGTTAATACTCTTACATGGGCTATCATACTCGGGCTATGTATATTTGCTGTTGTCCGATTACTTAAAAAATTGGATATACAGGCAAACAACAGATTCATAGCGGCAATAGTGCCCTTTGTGCTTGCGGGATCTTCTATGCGGGTTTATGAAGATGCAGGGATTATACAGTATCCTTTCAATTTGCTCTTGATAACTCCTATTATCTATTTTGTTGTTTTCTTTATTACGCTGGGATGTCTAATCATAGCTAAAACAATCAGCAAAAAATGGGCTGGAAAAAGCATGGAATCCATTTTTGCATCCATGGGAGCTCTCTGGTTCTTTTTTAATATTTCTTTGCTTCTTAGTTTTCAAAGAATCGTTCTTCCAATGGTATTGATTTATATTCTTGGCTTGGGCACATTGGCAACACTTTTTGTTTATTTTGTAGCAAAAAAAGTAGGTTTTGAAGTACTTACGGACAAGTTGAACATATCCATACTTTATGCTCATATGCTAGATGCTTCTTCCACTTTTATAGGAGTAGATATGCTGGGGTACTATGAAAAGCATGTATTGCCCTCTTATCTAATTGATTTGACGGGGACAGCATTTGTGATGTATCCGTTGAAGCTAGCCATATTTATCCCTGTGTTGTACATAATAGATACTAATTTCGATGAAGATGCCGAGTCGCGCAACCTTCGGACATTTGTAAAGTTAGTGATTCTTGTGCTCGGGCTTTCACCTGCATGCAGGAATACTATACGCATGGTTTTCGGGGTATGA
- a CDS encoding stage II sporulation protein M: MYNVSNKEQALQYIKDIRREIWFISILFVLSMAIGYVVAIMYPGMVMQSLEELEGVVELLKNLSPIQIMFLIFLNNALKSLLILVLGIGFGIVPLLFIAYNGYFLGIFSHKILMEQSLLYLMGGLLPHGIIEIPMVVISAAIGIRLGLKGLASLKGEQVDLKEELITGIKFFFYWIMPLLFIAAVVETFITSAIIGVLSQL, translated from the coding sequence ATGTATAATGTCAGCAACAAGGAACAAGCGCTACAATATATAAAGGATATACGCAGAGAAATATGGTTCATATCCATATTGTTCGTATTATCTATGGCCATAGGATATGTGGTTGCCATTATGTACCCGGGCATGGTAATGCAATCTTTAGAAGAGCTTGAAGGGGTTGTGGAGCTCTTAAAAAATCTTTCTCCAATACAGATAATGTTTCTTATCTTCCTGAACAATGCCCTTAAGAGCTTACTCATATTGGTACTTGGCATTGGCTTTGGTATAGTGCCATTGCTTTTTATTGCGTATAATGGGTATTTCTTGGGTATTTTCAGTCATAAAATCCTGATGGAGCAAAGTCTTCTTTATTTAATGGGCGGCCTTCTTCCACATGGTATTATTGAAATTCCTATGGTGGTGATCTCAGCTGCTATAGGCATCAGATTGGGACTTAAAGGACTTGCTTCTCTTAAGGGAGAACAAGTAGACTTAAAGGAAGAACTGATCACAGGTATCAAATTCTTCTTTTACTGGATAATGCCACTGCTTTTCATAGCTGCTGTAGTTGAAACATTTATCACTTCAGCTATCATAGGCGTGTTGAGCCAACTATAA
- a CDS encoding formate--phosphoribosylaminoimidazolecarboxamide ligase family protein — protein MIDRKEIVDIVQDYNPDKIKIGAIASHSALDVFDGAVEEDFRTFAICQQGREKTYSHYFKAQRDAYGKVKRGIVDESVMLKKFNEVLLPQNQQMLRDNNILFIPNRSFTSYCGIGEVENDFAVPIVGSRNMLRSEERGIDRDYYWLLEKAGLPFPERINHPHDIEELSIVKLPHAVKKLERGFFTAATYGEYLKKSEALLKQGVITREALDNARIERYVIGPVFNFDMFYSPIEEEMSKLEILGIDWRFETSLDGHVRLPAPQQITLAEHQLTPEYTVCGHNSSTLRESLLEDVFMLAEKYIDAASKHYDPGVIGPFCLQTCIDKDLNFYIYDVAPRVGGGTNVHMSVGHPYGNTIWRKNMSTGRRIAFEIRRAIEMGELGRIVT, from the coding sequence ATGATAGACAGAAAAGAGATTGTAGACATCGTTCAAGATTATAATCCCGACAAGATCAAGATCGGAGCAATTGCTTCTCATTCTGCATTAGACGTATTTGATGGTGCAGTAGAAGAGGATTTCCGCACTTTCGCTATATGTCAGCAGGGAAGAGAAAAAACGTATTCTCACTATTTCAAAGCTCAAAGGGACGCTTACGGAAAGGTAAAGCGTGGCATTGTTGATGAATCTGTGATGCTTAAGAAGTTCAACGAGGTACTGCTTCCTCAAAACCAACAGATGCTTCGTGACAACAACATTCTTTTCATTCCAAACAGGTCATTTACTTCATACTGCGGAATAGGTGAGGTAGAGAACGATTTTGCTGTGCCTATAGTAGGCAGCAGGAACATGCTAAGAAGTGAGGAAAGAGGCATTGACCGTGATTATTACTGGCTGCTGGAGAAAGCTGGTCTTCCCTTCCCTGAAAGGATCAATCATCCTCATGATATAGAAGAGCTCTCAATAGTGAAACTTCCACATGCTGTCAAGAAGCTGGAGAGGGGCTTTTTCACAGCTGCAACCTATGGGGAATATTTGAAGAAATCGGAAGCATTGCTTAAGCAAGGCGTGATCACGCGGGAAGCTCTGGACAATGCGAGGATTGAGAGATACGTCATCGGTCCGGTGTTCAACTTTGATATGTTCTACTCTCCCATTGAGGAAGAGATGAGCAAACTTGAGATCCTTGGTATAGACTGGCGCTTTGAGACCAGCCTGGACGGTCATGTACGTCTGCCTGCACCCCAGCAGATAACTCTTGCAGAGCATCAGCTTACTCCTGAATACACTGTATGTGGGCACAATTCTTCCACATTGCGCGAATCCCTGTTGGAGGATGTTTTCATGCTGGCTGAAAAGTACATTGATGCAGCCAGTAAGCACTATGATCCAGGGGTCATAGGACCTTTCTGCCTGCAAACATGTATCGATAAGGATCTTAATTTCTACATATATGATGTTGCACCCAGAGTTGGTGGCGGCACCAATGTGCACATGTCAGTGGGTCACCCCTACGGCAACACCATATGGCGAAAGAACATGAGTACTGGACGACGTATAGCTTTTGAGATAAGAAGAGCTATTGAGATGGGGGAGTTGGGTCGTATTGTGACCTAA
- a CDS encoding translation initiation factor IF-2 subunit gamma: protein MSQPCVNIGMVGHVDHGKTTLVSALSGVWTDTHSEEMKRGISIRLGYADTTIRKCPNCPEPQCYTVKDTCPGCGEPSEEVRTISFVDAPGHETLMATMLSGAAIMDGAILVIAANEECPQPQTKEHLMALNIIGIKNLIIVQNKIDLVSKEEVIDHYKQIKRFVKGTVAENAPIIPVSAQQNINIDALLQAMGEHIPTPEYKIDKPAQMLIARSFDINKPGTPIDKIRGGVIGGTLTEGVLSTDDELEIRPGYKLESEGTTRWVPIFTKTSMIFAGKDSVDKATPGGLLAVGTTLDPAITKSDSLVGQVAGKPGTLPPTRDIFTLELNLLERVVGVIDEAEIGSIRTSEPLMLNVGTATTVGVVTSARKNVAEVKLKRPVCASDGSMVAISRRIGSRWRLIGVGVIKS, encoded by the coding sequence TTGAGTCAACCTTGTGTTAATATCGGCATGGTAGGTCATGTCGACCATGGAAAAACCACTTTAGTGAGCGCACTATCAGGTGTGTGGACTGATACCCACAGTGAAGAGATGAAGCGCGGGATATCTATCAGGTTAGGATATGCAGATACTACTATCAGAAAATGCCCCAACTGCCCTGAGCCACAATGTTATACTGTAAAAGATACCTGCCCGGGATGTGGCGAGCCTTCAGAAGAAGTGCGTACTATTTCTTTTGTTGATGCTCCCGGTCACGAGACCCTGATGGCAACAATGCTTTCCGGAGCGGCTATTATGGATGGTGCCATACTTGTGATAGCTGCAAACGAGGAATGCCCTCAGCCACAGACTAAGGAACATTTGATGGCTTTGAACATCATAGGTATAAAGAATCTTATCATTGTCCAGAATAAGATCGATCTTGTATCCAAGGAAGAGGTAATAGATCATTACAAGCAGATAAAGAGGTTTGTGAAAGGTACTGTAGCTGAGAATGCTCCTATCATCCCCGTATCTGCTCAGCAGAATATCAATATCGATGCTCTTCTTCAGGCTATGGGGGAGCACATCCCAACTCCGGAATATAAGATCGACAAACCAGCACAAATGCTCATTGCACGTTCTTTTGATATCAACAAACCAGGAACCCCCATAGATAAAATAAGGGGTGGTGTGATTGGTGGAACCCTTACAGAAGGCGTTCTCTCAACTGATGATGAACTTGAGATAAGGCCTGGATATAAGCTGGAAAGCGAAGGAACTACAAGATGGGTTCCAATCTTCACCAAGACTTCCATGATATTTGCAGGTAAGGATTCTGTGGATAAAGCAACTCCCGGAGGGCTGCTTGCTGTAGGTACTACATTGGACCCTGCTATTACTAAGAGTGATTCTCTTGTGGGGCAGGTAGCCGGAAAACCTGGAACATTGCCACCAACTCGTGATATATTTACTCTTGAGCTTAATCTGCTTGAAAGGGTAGTAGGTGTGATCGATGAGGCAGAGATCGGTTCTATTAGGACAAGTGAGCCTCTTATGCTTAATGTAGGTACAGCCACTACTGTAGGTGTGGTCACCAGTGCAAGGAAGAATGTTGCTGAAGTAAAGCTGAAAAGGCCGGTATGTGCAAGTGACGGTTCAATGGTGGCTATCAGCAGAAGAATTGGTTCAAGATGGCGCCTGATTGGTGTGGGAGTCATAAAGTCTTGA
- a CDS encoding DNA-binding protein — MKVIIDTNALMIPVQFNVDIFSELHRLGFDYFIVPSAVLVELDRLIVLARGQDRIAAKVGKSLAQRCELVSLEGHADDIIVSLAKDTEAAVLTNDIGLKKRLLELGIRVISLRQKTRLEIL, encoded by the coding sequence TTGAAGGTGATAATCGACACGAATGCTCTGATGATACCTGTGCAATTCAACGTAGATATATTCAGTGAACTGCACAGGCTGGGTTTTGACTATTTCATAGTTCCTTCGGCTGTGCTGGTAGAGCTTGATAGGCTCATTGTGCTAGCCCGGGGCCAGGACCGGATAGCTGCAAAAGTAGGAAAGTCTCTGGCACAGAGGTGTGAACTTGTTTCTCTGGAAGGGCATGCTGATGATATCATCGTGTCCCTTGCAAAGGATACGGAGGCTGCTGTTTTGACAAATGATATTGGGTTAAAGAAACGGCTGTTAGAACTGGGCATCAGGGTAATATCTCTCAGGCAAAAGACTCGTCTGGAAATACTGTGA
- a CDS encoding DNA-directed RNA polymerase: MYKKMKLFDTIRVAPTLLGGDVQVNVKNALKEKLEGRLDKQLGAIVAVTGIESVGEGHILVGDGAVYYDVDFYAIVFSPMIQEVVEGEVVETVDFGAFVSIGAMDGLLHVSQITDDFMSYDGKNGRLMSKTGPRSLGEGDRVRARIVALSINEREPRESKIGLTMRQSALGKLEWLEEDRTKSNVQDEG, translated from the coding sequence ATGTACAAGAAAATGAAACTTTTTGATACCATCCGGGTAGCTCCTACTCTTTTGGGCGGGGATGTTCAGGTCAATGTGAAAAATGCACTGAAGGAAAAGCTTGAGGGAAGGCTTGATAAACAGCTTGGTGCGATAGTTGCTGTCACTGGAATTGAATCAGTAGGCGAGGGCCACATCCTAGTGGGTGATGGTGCAGTTTACTATGATGTTGATTTTTATGCTATCGTATTCTCACCCATGATACAGGAAGTAGTTGAAGGAGAGGTTGTTGAAACTGTTGATTTCGGGGCTTTTGTGAGCATAGGTGCCATGGATGGTCTCTTACATGTTAGCCAGATCACAGATGATTTCATGTCATATGATGGGAAAAATGGCAGGCTCATGAGCAAAACCGGTCCACGTTCTCTTGGAGAAGGTGACAGGGTAAGGGCTAGGATAGTTGCGCTCAGTATTAATGAAAGGGAACCAAGGGAGAGTAAAATTGGTCTTACTATGAGGCAGAGTGCCTTGGGTAAACTGGAGTGGCTTGAAGAAGATAGAACGAAATCCAACGTGCAGGACGAGGGCTGA
- the spt4 gene encoding transcription elongation factor subunit Spt4 has translation MADQVCRECHRIVTGQTCLICSSSNLSSDWSGMVIIVDPENSEIAQKMEIKVADRYALKVR, from the coding sequence ATGGCAGATCAGGTTTGTAGGGAATGCCACAGGATAGTTACAGGTCAAACATGCCTAATATGCAGTTCCAGCAATCTTAGCAGTGATTGGAGCGGCATGGTTATTATTGTAGATCCCGAAAATTCCGAAATAGCCCAGAAAATGGAGATAAAAGTAGCCGATCGATATGCACTGAAGGTGCGTTAA
- a CDS encoding DUF359 domain-containing protein codes for MVKTIHLPEELRPLLRKTFGVLYTGVGDDTIQKLSKDLGSPTKLISVGDVTTFHLLNSNIIPDILIVDDRTKRGPASASVVVGTKHTGFSEIFVDNPPGVITEDLIDVVHDAIKSEDHVRIFVRGEEDLAALPAILLAPEGSVVLYGQPDEGVVFVNITKSKKEEILDLLDRIIGGQEDRNNMIDIRRKFNGY; via the coding sequence TTGGTAAAAACAATTCACCTCCCGGAAGAATTGCGTCCTTTGTTAAGGAAAACCTTTGGTGTCCTTTACACGGGTGTAGGGGATGACACCATTCAGAAGCTTTCCAAAGACTTGGGGAGCCCCACAAAACTTATATCGGTGGGTGATGTTACTACATTCCACTTGCTCAATTCAAATATTATTCCGGACATCCTTATCGTTGATGACCGGACAAAACGCGGGCCTGCGTCAGCCAGCGTAGTAGTAGGCACAAAGCATACAGGGTTTAGTGAAATATTCGTGGATAATCCTCCAGGGGTCATAACCGAGGATTTGATCGATGTGGTTCATGACGCAATAAAATCAGAGGACCATGTGCGAATATTCGTGCGCGGCGAAGAGGACCTTGCGGCATTGCCTGCAATCCTACTGGCACCCGAAGGTTCGGTTGTGCTATATGGGCAACCGGATGAAGGTGTGGTGTTTGTCAATATCACAAAATCCAAAAAGGAAGAGATCCTTGACCTGCTTGATAGAATAATTGGCGGGCAGGAAGATAGGAACAATATGATAGATATTCGGAGGAAATTCAATGGATATTAA
- a CDS encoding 30S ribosomal protein S24e has protein sequence MDIKIIEDKNNVLLKRRELKFEVTFEGPTPTRMDVKNKMAALLNVPLELVVIQRMKNDFGRQLVNGYAKIYEDAARMKQVEKDYVLERNKLPEAPEEQAEAVQE, from the coding sequence ATGGATATTAAGATTATTGAGGATAAGAATAATGTACTTCTAAAAAGGCGTGAGCTTAAGTTCGAGGTAACCTTTGAAGGGCCCACTCCTACAAGAATGGATGTAAAGAATAAAATGGCTGCATTACTGAACGTACCACTGGAACTTGTGGTCATCCAGAGGATGAAGAACGATTTCGGTAGACAGTTGGTAAATGGATATGCAAAGATCTATGAGGATGCTGCCCGCATGAAGCAGGTAGAAAAGGATTATGTCCTTGAGAGGAACAAGTTGCCTGAGGCACCAGAGGAACAGGCAGAAGCAGTTCAAGAATAA
- a CDS encoding 30S ribosomal protein S27ae has product MAVKDYYKVSGDKLERTHQACPRCGEGVFLAEHKDRRTCGKCGYTEFKK; this is encoded by the coding sequence ATGGCAGTAAAAGATTATTACAAGGTCAGCGGCGACAAACTAGAAAGGACACACCAGGCCTGCCCCAGATGCGGAGAAGGTGTATTCCTTGCTGAACACAAGGACAGGCGTACCTGCGGCAAATGCGGCTACACCGAGTTCAAGAAATAA